From Salvelinus namaycush isolate Seneca chromosome 27, SaNama_1.0, whole genome shotgun sequence, the proteins below share one genomic window:
- the LOC120022652 gene encoding TGF-beta receptor type-2-like translates to MELLRFSAFWCGTILFGSVLLEQKGVSSMNMLKLKLLCKFCDVESTSCTGTGSCMTDCGITSICPHPEDVCVSIWRKRVDNVTIDTICHNPAHKLHGLMLEDYNNSKCEMRERNGMGSQFFICSCSEDECNNHVFFTPYSLDSQVVSVILVSLVPLLVLAMLVITSFYWYRIYHQRHAGAKRKKTPLDFSDGRAIMMDDDGSDSSSTHANNLNHNTELLPIELDSQVGKGRFAEVYKAKLKQGATGAGEPFETVAVKIFADEEYASWKNEKDIFSDADLRHENVLHFLTAEEHKVEKQYWLITAYHPQGNLQEYLTRHVISWDDLWVLGGSLARGVAHLHSDHTLCGRYKVPIVHRDIKSSNILVKGDLTCVLCDFGLGLRLDNSLSVDELANSGQVGTARYMAPEVLESRINLENIESFKQTDVYSMALVLWEITSRCNAIGEVKDYEPPFGKVREHPCVESMKDSVLRDRGRPEIPSSWINHPGIQVVCGTIDECWDHDPEARLTAQCVAERFNDMEHPDKLSGRSNSEEKIPQDISVTEFEEIEKKEVCLRNYNAPAGEAENYNQPSS, encoded by the exons GGGTCTCGTCAATGAACATGCTGAAGCTGAAGCTTCTGTGTAAGTTCTGTGACGTGGAGTCTACCAGCTGTACGGGCACAGGGAGCTGTATGACCGACTGTGGCATCACCTCCATCTGCCCCCATCCAGAGGACGTGTGTGTCAGCATTTG GAGAAAGAGAGTTGACAACGTTACCATAGACACGATATGCCACAACCCAGCCCATAAGCTGCATGGTCTGATGCTGGAGGACTACAACAACAGCAAGTGTGAGATGAGGGAGAGGAATGGCATGGGCTCCCAGTTCTTCATCTGCTCCTGCTCCGAGGACGAGTGCAACAACCACGTGTTCTTCACTCCCT ACTCTCTTGACTCCCAGGTGGTGTCGGTGATCCTggtcagcctggttcctctcctgGTTCTGGCCATGCTGGTCATCACATCCTTCTATTGGTACCGCATCTACCACCAGCGCCACGCCGGTGCCAAGCGCAAGAAGACGCCGCTCGACTTCAGCGACGGCCGCGCCATCATGATGGACGACGACGGCTCGGACAGCAGCTCCACGCACGCCAACAACCTCAACCACAACACGGAGCTCCTCCCCATCGAGCTGGACTCCCAGGTGGGCAAGGGCCGCTTCGCTGAGGTCTACAAGGCCAAGCTGAAGCAGGGCGCCACGGGAGCCGGTGAGCCCTTCGAGACCGTTGCCGTCAAGATTTTCGCCGATGAAGAGTATGCCTCGTGGAAGAACGAGAAGGACATCTTCTCGGACGCTGACCTGCGCCACGAGAACGTCCTGCACTTCCTGACAGCGGAGGAACATAAGGTGGAGAAACAGTATTGGCTGATCACGGCCTACCACCCCCAGGGCAACCTCCAGGAGTACCTGACGCGCCACGTCATCAGCTGGGACGACCTGTGGGTGCTGGGCGGGTCGCTGGCGAGGGGCGTGGCCCACCTGCACAGTGACCACACGTTGTGCGGACGCTACAAGGTGCCAATCGTCCACCGGGACATCAAGAGCTCCAACATCCTGGTGAAGGGGGACCTCACCTGCGTCCTGTGTGACTTTGGCCTGGGTCTGCGTCTGGACAACTCGCTGTCTGTGGACGAGCTGGCCAACAGTGGACAG GTGGGCACTGCCAGGTACATGGCCCCTGAGGTGCTGGAGTCCAGGATCAACCTGGAGAACATCGAGTCGTTCAAGCAGACAGACGTCTACTCCATGGCCCTGGTACTGTGGGAGATCACCTCCAGGTGCAATGCCATTGGAG AGGTAAAGGACTACGAGCCCCCCTTCGGTAAGGTGAGGGAGCACCCGTGTGTGGAGAGTATGAAGGACAGCGTTctcagagacagagggaggccaGAGATCCCCAGCAGCTGGATTAACCACCCA GGCATCCAGGTGGTGTGCGGCACGATAGACGAGTGCTGGGACCACGACCCCGAGGCCAGGCTGACTGCACAGTGTGTGGCCGAACGCTTCAATGACATGGAGCACCCAGACAAGCTGTCTGGACGCAGCAACTCGGAGGAGAAGATTCCCCAGGACATCTCTGTGACGGAGTTTGAAGAGATTGAGAAGAAGGAAGTATGCCTCAGAAACTACAATGCCCCTGCTGGGGAGGCTGAGAACTACAATCAACCAAGCAGCTGA